A window of the Misgurnus anguillicaudatus unplaced genomic scaffold, ASM2758022v2 HiC_scaffold_32, whole genome shotgun sequence genome harbors these coding sequences:
- the LOC129453957 gene encoding uncharacterized protein: protein MEVKEESLGLNEVEERQEEPHDVITEEKSLDCVEMSTKKREIKPSVGSHQCGHFFTRSKEKPFTCPRCGRSFAHKSNLRSHTRIHTKEKSYTCTQCEKSFTQKRLLLSHIRNHTGERPFTCPQCGKSFARKESLKCHVRIHTEEKPYTCPQCGKSFTQKRLLESHIRIHTGERPYTCSHCEKCFTRAANLEIHQRTHTDEKPQKTHVCSECGESFLKTTALREHQRIHTEGKPYTCSYCGKGFTVLCNWKSHERIHTGEKPFVCSHCGKKFSYLCNLKGHERIHTGEKPYTCSYCGKRFTHASQWIRHQTIHTGEKPYTCSHCGKRFSYSCDFKRHERVHTGEKPYTCSYCPKTFPDLRYCKRHERSHTGEKPHQCPLCGKSFTSSSGVIRHKKSCCGKQSQTTSDS, encoded by the coding sequence ATGGAAGTAAAAGAGGAATCTCTGGGCCTGAATGAAGTAGAGGAGAGACAAGAAGAACCTCATGATGTTATCACAGAAGAAAAATCTCTTGATTGTGTAGAAATGTCaacaaaaaaaagagaaatcaAACCTTCAGTCGGTTCCCATCAGTGTGGACATTTTTTTACGAGAAGTAAAGAGAAGCCTTTCACATGCCCTCGTTGTGGAAGAAGTTTTGCACATAAATCAAACCTTAGGTCGCACACAAGGATTCACACCAAAGAAAAGTCGTACACCTGcacgcagtgtgaaaagagtttcacaCAGAAAAGACTGCTTCTGAGTCACATAAGAAATCACACTGGTGAGAGACCTTTCACGTGccctcagtgtggaaagagttttgcaCGTAAAGAAAGCCTGAAGTGTCATGTAAGGATTCACACTGAAGAGAAACCTTACACCTGccctcaatgtggaaagagtttcacacAGAAAAGACTGCTTGAGAGTCACATCAGAATTCACACAGGTGAAAGACCTTACACGTGCTCTCACTGTGAAAAGTGTTTCACAAGAGCAGCAAATCTCGAAATTCACCAGCGCACTCATACTGATGAAAAGCCTCAGAAAACTCATGTGTGCTCCGAGTGTGGAGAATCATTTTTGAAAACAACAGCTTTGAGAGAGCACCAAAGAATCCACACTGAAGGAAAACCATACACTTGTTCATATTGTGGAAAGGGATTCACTGTTTTATGTAACTGGAAAAGTCATGAGAGAATCCATACTGGAGAAAAACCATTTGTGTGTTCACATTGCGGAAAGAAGTTCTCTTATTTATGCAACTTGAAAGGTCATGAGAGAAtccatactggagagaaaccatacaCATGTTCATATTGTGGAAAGAGATTCACTCATGCATCTCAGTGGATAAGACATCAAACAATCCATACTGGAGAAAAACCATACACATGTTCACATTGTGGAAAGAGATTCTCTTATTCATGCGACTTTAAAAGACACGAGAGAGTCCATACTGGAGAAAAACCATACACGTGTTCATATTGTCCAAAGACTTTCCCTGATTTACGCTACTGTAAGAGACATGAAAGAAGTCATACTGGAGAGAAGCCACATCAATGTCCActatgtggaaagagtttcacttCATCAAGCGGTGTAATAAGACATAAAAAATCATGTTGTGGAAAGCAGTCACAAACCACCTCAGATTCATAA
- the LOC129453946 gene encoding uncharacterized protein: protein MMEVKEETEELNEVEERQEEPHDVITEEKSSDCVQISTKIRETKHSVGAHHRGKSFTEKGHHRDDMSINNKERRHKCQQCGKRFLFKSNLYTHLRTHTGEKPYKCTQCEKSFLSAGRLKDHIIIHTGEKPYTCSQCGKSFALKASLRSHERTHTPAEEKPYSCPQCKMSFITKQHLKCHIRIHTGERPFMCSQCGKSFAHKQSLKDHERLHTGEKPFICPQCGKSFAQKANLWTHKGVHSGEKPYTCPQCGKSYKQKDRLKSHIRNHTGERPYTCPQCGKSFIRAASLKTHQRTHTDKKTYLCSVCGEMFTQIEKLKNHQKMHTDEKSHVCSECGKSFLRMTALREHQRIHTEGKPYTCTHCGKEFTHLCHWKNHIRIHTGEKPFACSHCGKKFTHLSNLKGHERIHTGEKPYTCSYCGESFTHSSQWIRHQTIHTGEKPYTCSHCGKGFLNSCEWKRHERVHTGEKPYTCSYCGKSFPDLSYCKSHERVHTGENPHQCPLCGKSFTLSSHVTRHKQTCCGKQSQTTSSDS, encoded by the coding sequence atgATGGAAGTAAAAGAGGAAACTGAGGAACTGAATGAAGTAGAGGAGAGACAAGAAGAACCTCATGATGTCATCACTGAGGAAAAATCTTCTGATTGTGTACAAATATCAACGAAAATAAGAGAAACCAAACATTCAGTCGGTGCCCATCACcgtggaaagagttttacagAAAAAGGACACCACAGGGATGACATGAGCATTAACAATAAAGAGAGACGTCACAAGTGCCAGCAGTGTGGAAAGAGATTTCTGTTTAAGAGTAACCTTTATACACACTTGAgaactcacactggagagaagcCGTACAAATGCAcacagtgtgaaaagagttttttATCTGCAGGAAGACTTAAGGATCATATAATAATTCAcacaggagagaaaccttacacctgctctcaatgtggaaagagttttgcaCTAAAAGCAAGCCTAAGGTCTCACGAAAGAACTCATACACCTGCCGAAGAAAAGCCGTACAGCTGTCCTCAGTGTAAAATGAGTTTCATAACGAAACAACATCTGAAGTGTCACATAAGAATTCACACTGGTGAGAGACCTTTCATGTGttctcagtgtggaaagagttttgcaCATAAACAAAGCCTTAAGGACCATGAAAgacttcatactggagagaaacctttcatCTGCCCTCAGTGTGGAAAAAGTTTCGCACAAAAAGCAAACCTTTGGACTCACAAAGGTGTTCACTCCGGAGAAAAGCCGTACACCTGccctcagtgtggaaagagttacAAACAGAAAGATCGTCTTAAGAGTCACATAAGAAATCACACGGGTGAGAGACCTTACACGTGtcctcaatgtggaaagagtttcataAGAGCAGCAAGTCTTAAAACTCACCAGCGCActcatactgataaaaaaactTACTTGTGTTCTGTTTGTGGAGAGATGTTTACACAGATTGAAAAGTTAAAAAACCACCAGAAAATGCATACTGATGAGAAATCTCATGTGTGCTCCGAGTGTGGAAAATCATTTTTGAGAATGACAGCTTTGAGAGAGCACCAAAGAATCCATACTGAAGGAAAACCATACACTTGTACACATTGCGGAAAGGAATTCACTCATTTATGTCATTGGAAAAATCACATCAGAATCCATACTGGAGAAAAACCATTCGCGTGTTCACATTGCGGAAAGAAGTTTACTCATTTAAGTAACTTGAAAGGTCACGAGAGAAtccatactggagagaaaccatacaCATGTTCATATTGTGGAGAGAGTTTCACTCATTCATCTCAGTGGATAAGACATCAAACAATCCATACTGGAGAAAAACCATACACATGTTCACATTGTGGAAAGGGTTTCTTGAATTCATGCGAATGGAAAAGACACGAGAGAGTCCATACTGGAGAAAAACCATACACGTGTTCATATTGCGGAAAGAGTTTCCCTGATTTAAGTTACTGTAAGAGTcatgagagagttcatactggagagaatcCACATCAATGTCCActatgtggaaagagtttcacctTATCAAGTCACGTAACAAGACATAAACAAACATGTTGTGGAAAGCAGTCACAAACCACATCCTCAGATTCATAA
- the LOC141363111 gene encoding uncharacterized protein has translation MMEVKEEPQDLNEVEERQQEPHDVITKEEYPDCLQISTKIRGTKHSVSFHQRGKSFTRNGPYREEMSIDDKERRHKCQQCGKSYAFRCSLVAHLKTHTGERPYKCTPCEKSFITKQHLQCHIRIHTGERPYKCTHCEKSFIKKHHLKCHIRTHTGERPYKCTHCERSFVNAGTLRGHLRIHNGEKPFTCTHCGKSFSLKASLGFHEKIHTKEKPYTCPQCMMSFTMKEHLKRHIRIHTGERPYTCLQCGKSFARKQTLGTHKRIHTGEKPYICPQCGNSFAQISTLRNHERIHTRE, from the coding sequence atgATGGAAGTAAAAGAGGAACCTCAGGACCTGAATGAAGTGGAGGAGAGACAACAGGAACCTCATGATGTCATCACTAAAGAGGAATATcctgattgtttacaaatatcAACTAAAATAAGAGGAACCAAACATTCAGTCAGTTTCCATCAgcgtggaaagagtttcacaaGAAACGGACCCTATAGGGAAGAAATGAGCATTGACGATAAGGAGAGACGTCACAAGTGCCagcagtgtggaaagagttatGCATTTAGGTGTTCCCTTGTGGCACACTTGAaaactcacactggagagaggCCGTACAAATGCACTCcttgtgaaaagagtttcataACGAAACAACATCTTCAGTGTCACataagaattcacactggagagagacCGTACAAATGCACTCattgtgaaaagagtttcataaaaaaacatcaTCTTAAGTGTCACATAAgaactcacactggagagaggCCGTACAAATGCACTCATTGTGAAAGGAGTTTTGTAAATGCAGGAACACTACGTGGTCATCTAAGGATTCACAAcggagagaaacctttcacCTGCACTcactgtgggaagagtttttcACTAAAAGCAAGCCTTGGGTTTCACGAAAAAATTCACACCAAAGAAAAGCCGTACACGTGCCCTCAGTGTATGATGAGTTTTACAATGAAAGAACATCTTAAGAGGCACATAAGAATTCACACTGGTGAGAGACCTTACACGtgtcttcagtgtggaaagagttttgcaCGTAAACAAACCCTTGGGACCCACAAAAGGATTCACACCGGAGAAAAGCCGTACATCTGCCCTCAGTGTGGAAACAGTTTTGCACAGATATCAACCCTTAGGAATCATGAAAGGATTCACACCAGAGAATAA
- the LOC129453952 gene encoding uncharacterized protein, with the protein MDVEEQLQDLNEVVEKQQKPHDVITEEKSPECLQISTKIRETKHSVGAHHRGKSFTRNGHHRNDKSINNKERRHKCQQCGKSYAFKSNLWTHLKSHTGERPHKCTHCEKSFVCARRLKDHLRIHTGEKPFTCLQCKMSFTMKQHLQNHIRIHTGEKPYTCPQCGKSFAQKSTLMSHLGTHTEEKPYTCPQCGKSFALKDNLKSHILLHIGLRPYTCPQCGKGFARKENLRIHAVLHTGQRPYICPKCGNNFAQKSHLRAHQRIHTGEKPYTCHLCGKSYKQNDRLKCHMRNHTGERPYTCPQCGKSYILKDNLKIHILIHTGQRPHICPHCGKSFVRKENLRTHERIHTGEKPFICPQCGKGFAQKSNFRTHEKIHNGEKPYPCSHCGKKFLSSYEWN; encoded by the coding sequence ATGGATGTAGAAGAGCAACTTCAGGACCTTAATGAAGTAGTGGAGAAACAACAGAAGCCTCATGATGTCATCACTGAGGAAAAATCTCCTGAATGTTTACAAATATCAACTAAAATAAGAGAAACCAAACATTCAGTCGGTGCCCATCAccgtggaaagagtttcacaaGAAACGGACACCATAGGAATGACAAGAGCATTAACAATAAGGAGAGACGTCACAAGTGCCagcagtgtggaaagagttatGCATTTAAGAGTAACCTTTGGACACACTTGAAATCTCACACTGGAGAGAGGCCGCACAAATGCACTCATTGTGAAAAGAGTTTTGTATGTGCAAGAAGACTTAAGGATCATCTaaggattcacactggagaaaagcctTTCACTTGCCTTCAGTGTAAAATGAGTTTCACAATGAAACAACATCTTCAGAATCACATAAGGATTCACACTGGGGAGAAACCTTACACGTGtcctcagtgtggaaagagttttgcacaaaaatcaaccCTTATGTCTCATTTAGGGACTCACACTGAAGAGAAACCTTACACCTGCCcccagtgtggaaagagtttcgcACTAAAAGATAATCTTAAGAGTCACATATTACTTCACATTGGTCTAAGACCTTACACTTGCCCTCAGTGTGGAAAGGGTTTTGCACGCAAAGAAAACCTAAGGATTCATGCAGTGCTTCACACTGGACAGAGACCTTACATCTGCCCTAAGTGTGGGAACAATTTTGCGCAAAAATCACACCTTAGGGCTCACCAAAGGATTCACACCGGAGAAAAGCCGTACACCTGCCatctgtgtggaaagagttACAAACAGAACGATCGTCTTAAGTGTCACATGAGAAATCACACCGGTGAGAGACCTTACACCTGTCCTCAGTGTGGGAAAAGTTATATACTAAAAGATAATCTTAAGATTCACATATTAATTCACACTGGTCAGAGACCTCACATCTGTCctcactgtggaaagagttttgtACGTAAAGAAAACCTTAGGACTCACGAaaggattcacactggagaaaagcctTTCATCTGTCCTCAGTGTGGAAAGGGTTTTGCACAAAAATCTAACTTTAGGACTCATGAAAAGATTCACAACGGAGAAAAACCATATCCATGTTCACATTGCGGAAAGAAGTTCTTGAGTTCATATGAATGGAACTAA
- the LOC141348971 gene encoding uncharacterized protein: MMEVKEETRDLNEVEERQQEPHDVITKEEYPDCLQISTKIKGPKHSVGSHHGGKSFTRNGHHWEEMSIDDKERRHTCQQCGKSYAFRSKLRTHLKTHTGERPYKCTECEKSFVCAKTLQNHLRIHTGEKPFTCTQCGKSYALRGSLRAHAKTHTGEKSYKCTQCEKMFVCARRLQNHLRIHTGEKPYTCTQCGKSYALRGSFRTHVQTHTGERPYKCTQCKKRFICARILDNHLRIHTGEKPFTCPQCGKSYAFRCSLRIHLRNHTGERPYKCTQCGKSFSRAETLKDHLMIHTGGKPHTCPQCGKSFALKSNLRVHERSHAKEKLYTCPQCEMSFIKKQQLKSHIKIHTGERPFICPQCEKSFITKQQLTSHIKIHNREKHFICPQCEMSFITKQQLTSHIKIHTREKPFICPQCEMSFITKQQLTSHILIHTGLKPFTCSQCAKSFASKTSLMAHERIHTWDKPFTCLQCGKVFVQLSNLSSHKRIHTGDKPFTCPQCGKACAQLSNLRTSERIHTGE; the protein is encoded by the coding sequence atgATGGAAGTAAAAGAAGAAACTCGGGACCTGAATGAAGTGGAGGAGAGACAACAGGAACCTCATGATGTCATCACTAAAGAGGAATATCCTGATTGTTTACAAATCTCAACGAAAATAAAAGGACCCAAACATTCAGTCGGTTCTCATCAcggtggaaagagtttcacaaGAAACGGACATCATTGGGAAGAAATGAGCATTGACGATAAGGAGAGACGTCACACTTGCCagcagtgtggaaagagttatGCATTTAGGAGTAAACTTAGGACACATTTGAaaactcacactggagagaggCCGTACAAATGCACAGAGTGTGAAAAAAGTTTTGTATGTGCAAAAACACTTCAGAATCATCTaaggattcacactggagagaagcCTTTCACTTGcactcagtgtggaaagagttatGCATTAAGAGGTTCCCTTAGGGCACACGCGAaaactcacactggagagaagtCGTACAAATGCACACAGTGTGAAAAAATGTTTGTATGTGCAAGAAGACTTCAGAATCATCTaaggattcacactggagagaagcCTTACACCTGcactcagtgtggaaagagttatGCATTAAGGGGTTCCTTTAGGACACACGTGCaaactcacactggagagaggCCATACAAATGCACACAGtgtaaaaaacgttttatatgtGCAAGAATACTTGACAATCATCTaaggattcacactggagagaagcCTTTCACCTGCCCTCAGTGTGGGAAGAGTTATGCATTTAGGTGTTCCCTTAGGATACACTTGAGAAATCACACTGGAGAGAGGCCATACAAATGCACTCAGTGTGGAAAAAGTTTTTCACGTGCTGAAACACTTAAGGATCATCTAATGATTCACACTGGAGGAAAACCTCACACCTGccctcagtgtggaaagagttttgcaCTAAAATCAAACCTTAGGGTTCACGAAAGATCTCATGCCAAAGAAAAGCTATACACCTGCCCTCAGTGTGAAATGAGTTTCATAAAGAAACAACAACTTAAGTCCCACATAAAAATTCACACTGGCGAGAGACCTTTTATTTGccctcagtgtgaaaagagtttcataACGAAACAACAACTTACGTCCCACATAAAAATTCACAATCGtgagaaacattttatttgCCCTCAGTGTGAAATGAGTTTCATAACGAAACAACAACTTACGTCCCACATAAAAATTCACACTCGTGAGAAACCTTTTATTTGCCCTCAGTGTGAAATGAGTTTCATAACGAAACAACAACTTACGTCCCACATATTAATTCACACTGGTCTAAAACCTTTCACCTGCTCTCAGTGTGCAAAGAGTTTTGCAAGCAAAACAAGCCTTATGGCTCACGAAAGAATTCACACCTGGGACAAGCCTTTCACCTGCCTTCAGTGTGGAAAGGTTTTTGTGCAATTATCAAACCTTAGCTCTCACAAAAGGATTCACACCGGAGACAAGCCTTTCACTTGCCCTCAGTGTGGAAAGGCTTGTGCGCAATTATCAAACCTTAGGACTAGTGAAAGGATTCACACCGGAGAATAA